The bacterium genome includes a region encoding these proteins:
- a CDS encoding glycosyltransferase family 9 protein, producing MGIGDQFQTVVYYEDTGDIREILPNQYIKSRKSLNSLLGLPESRGIKFFYVPGYFPLMKENWKVKLGSNTRAPRLISQDGKDGVLLLSQKEAEYIFQHYKEICMVFEGGLGDYIDQADVVIACKKKYPEKKLLVEMDGSRKAALNLMDGFEMAASGTSATVGHNTKPTIEFSKINKMCGDYGAGGKIGVYSLIAGLDKTAERSKIKIPKNDQANARGIIQENIGKEYKTIIALHTMSGNCNTKGIPPAGVPDMLSSLLEDQDLYFLHIGGAGEETVKHEQIISLQGKLNWPEVFAAISLCDGCVCIDSAILHIAQHLGLPTVSLWGPTDCINILGNDSGVGAVTSTNNCAGCNQYECQQKDCMQHFNKKELNRKLKKLIKE from the coding sequence ATGGGAATAGGGGACCAATTTCAAACGGTGGTTTATTATGAAGACACAGGCGACATCAGAGAAATTTTACCAAACCAGTATATAAAAAGCCGAAAATCATTAAACAGCTTGCTTGGTTTACCGGAGTCAAGAGGAATAAAGTTTTTTTACGTACCTGGTTACTTCCCTTTAATGAAAGAAAACTGGAAAGTTAAATTAGGTAGTAACACAAGAGCGCCGCGATTAATATCACAAGACGGGAAAGACGGGGTTTTGCTATTATCACAAAAAGAAGCGGAATATATATTCCAACACTATAAAGAGATTTGCATGGTATTCGAGGGAGGGTTGGGCGACTATATAGACCAGGCCGATGTTGTGATTGCTTGTAAAAAAAAATATCCGGAGAAAAAACTCTTAGTCGAAATGGATGGTTCGAGAAAAGCGGCACTGAACTTAATGGATGGTTTTGAAATGGCAGCCTCTGGTACATCAGCCACTGTTGGTCACAATACAAAACCAACCATTGAGTTTTCAAAGATTAACAAAATGTGTGGAGATTATGGCGCAGGCGGCAAAATCGGAGTATATTCTTTAATAGCAGGTCTTGATAAAACAGCCGAAAGAAGCAAAATAAAAATACCGAAAAACGACCAGGCAAACGCCAGAGGAATTATCCAGGAAAACATCGGTAAAGAATACAAAACCATAATAGCGCTGCATACAATGTCAGGGAATTGCAACACAAAAGGGATACCGCCGGCCGGGGTCCCCGACATGCTTTCTTCACTCTTGGAAGATCAAGATTTATATTTTTTACATATTGGAGGAGCGGGCGAAGAAACAGTTAAACACGAGCAAATAATAAGTCTACAGGGGAAGCTGAACTGGCCGGAGGTTTTCGCTGCAATATCACTATGTGACGGGTGCGTATGTATTGACTCAGCTATTTTACACATTGCGCAACATTTAGGGCTACCAACAGTATCGCTCTGGGGTCCAACAGACTGTATAAATATCCTTGGCAACGATTCTGGCGTGGGGGCAGTTACATCGACAAATAACTGTGCGGGGTGCAATCAATATGAGTGTCAACAAAAGGACTGTATGCAACATTTTAATAAAAAAGAACTAAACAGAAAACTCAAAAAACTAATCAAGGAATAA
- a CDS encoding methyltransferase domain-containing protein — MKLNLGCSLTYMEGWANLDKHRTFKADIYHDLEEPLPLPDNSCSEINASHIFEHIYNFIPLINECHRILHPAGLLHVRVPWFQGNWGCGDPTHVRYFNHLTFNHWCEWFDLSPHINSGCRFKKISVEFIENIAWLSDPFLAKGMISAIEEMKIELLKI, encoded by the coding sequence ATGAAATTAAATCTCGGTTGTAGCCTTACATATATGGAGGGTTGGGCAAACCTCGACAAACACCGCACTTTCAAGGCAGATATTTACCACGACCTTGAAGAGCCTCTTCCTCTTCCTGATAATAGCTGTTCTGAAATAAACGCCTCCCATATATTTGAACACATCTATAATTTTATACCGCTGATAAACGAATGCCATAGGATTCTTCACCCCGCAGGCCTTTTACATGTTCGCGTTCCCTGGTTCCAGGGTAACTGGGGTTGCGGCGATCCTACGCATGTCCGCTATTTTAATCACCTTACCTTTAATCATTGGTGTGAATGGTTTGACCTTTCGCCCCATATTAACTCGGGTTGCCGGTTTAAAAAAATATCTGTTGAGTTTATAGAAAACATAGCCTGGCTCAGTGATCCTTTCCTTGCAAAGGGGATGATTTCTGCTATTGAAGAAATGAAAATCGAGCTTCTAAAAATCTAA
- a CDS encoding class I SAM-dependent methyltransferase — MSFEYEKIKEYYDYDYWNTPGNKSGYTNMTAAIGGDWHRQACAWFDSVIPVKGKKLFDAGCGLGHFMVGFKELGADVYGCDVSDYCAGIVRSYFPENFFQTSLEDLEEVPENSFDIVITTSTLEHIPQNNIKIVIDNLIKITKPKGLIYIEVDVKPDKDRDMPEESHVNIQPWPVWLESLDSTRNKWNPEYMLTEKLRDTKNYPGFPLQDWRFFVFEKFR; from the coding sequence ATGAGTTTTGAATATGAGAAAATAAAAGAATATTACGATTACGATTACTGGAACACACCTGGAAACAAATCCGGATATACAAACATGACGGCGGCGATCGGCGGCGACTGGCACCGGCAGGCTTGCGCGTGGTTTGATTCAGTAATACCGGTAAAAGGAAAAAAACTATTTGACGCCGGTTGCGGGCTTGGTCACTTTATGGTCGGCTTTAAAGAGCTTGGCGCTGATGTTTATGGTTGCGATGTCAGCGACTATTGCGCTGGTATAGTTCGTAGTTACTTTCCAGAAAACTTTTTCCAAACAAGCTTAGAGGATCTCGAAGAGGTACCGGAAAACAGTTTTGATATTGTTATCACAACATCAACGCTGGAACACATCCCACAAAACAACATAAAAATAGTTATAGATAATCTGATTAAAATAACAAAACCAAAGGGTTTAATTTACATAGAGGTCGACGTAAAGCCGGATAAAGACAGAGACATGCCGGAAGAATCGCATGTCAATATTCAGCCCTGGCCAGTGTGGTTAGAATCCCTGGATAGTACCAGAAACAAATGGAACCCCGAATATATGCTAACGGAAAAACTACGA